The genomic DNA CTGGCAGCTAAGGTATCGGGTGCCACCGTATTAAACGATAACAAAGAAGTGGTGGGTGTTATTTCAGAGATAGACTGCTTACAAGCCATCCTTAAGGGTACCTACCATGGGGAAATCGGCGGCACGGTAAAAGAATTTATGACCGAAGAAGTGGATAGTGTGGGCACCGACATGGACATCCTAGCCGTGGCCGAGTTACTGATAAAACAAAAACGCCGCAGAATGCCAGTGGTTGAGAACGGCAAATTCATCGGCCAGTACAGTATTCGAAGTATTTTGAATGCGGTTAAAGAATTCAACCTAAA from Agarivorans gilvus includes the following:
- a CDS encoding CBS domain-containing protein yields the protein MALRSIRAIDYMTKNPVTVKPSTSLFEAIDIMLAAKVSGATVLNDNKEVVGVISEIDCLQAILKGTYHGEIGGTVKEFMTEEVDSVGTDMDILAVAELLIKQKRRRMPVVENGKFIGQYSIRSILNAVKEFNLK